The sequence below is a genomic window from Zygosaccharomyces rouxii strain CBS732 chromosome D complete sequence.
TGTCCCGGAACACTTTGGATTTTTAGGTGCCATTTTTGCCAAGGACAATCCAGTATCAAGCGAGATTACTCGCAAAGAGCTGGGATGGGAGCCAAGTGGCCTCGGATTACTTGAAGATATTAGGAAAAATTATGGTTAATTTGTGTATTCATTGAAATACAGACCTACGATCCGCGCGGTTCTTGTTAAGGACTAAGGAGTATAGTTAGGTTTGGTTGTTATTCACTTGAAAGGTTTTATGTATTGGCCCATCTTTGGAGCGTTGACAAAAACACTTTGATCTGCATGATTATTTTTCGGACTTTTCAAGACGATGGTGAACGGCTGTAGTTAAGAGAGATAAGCGATTCTCCGATAAGCTTCCCTTATCAATTGAGGCGGACACATAGTGACTGACTCGACCAAACCATGGGTATTTCAACATATTATCTCCAAACATTGAGCACCAGCGCCAATGATTTATTGGAGATTTGCTTAAGCAAGTACGAAGTCTTTGCAAGCAAGATGTCACAATATTACAAGCTCTAACTGAGTCAATAGGACTGCATCCCATATGCAATTATTCAAGGTATTGGGCTATGATGGAGGTGTGCTATTACTAAGGGAGGAATTTAAGGCCGCCGAGAAAATCCTTAAGTGTTACGAATGATCTATCCCGTATGGTATCATAAAGCCGTTACGTTAGTAGTTTGAAGCAGAAATACTTTAGGTTCGTAAAGGTTAATACACGCTTACTAAAGGATGTGGGGATtagtttttgtttttatttcaaCCTTGTGCGAGATCTGCATCATGCAAGCTAATAACTTTTTtacctttccaatttctttaacttGATGATCTATGTCACGTATGCTAGCATGGACCTCCTCCTAGTCTACCGGAAGAATTCCAAGGACTCAACAATACGCTCAATGGATTGAGAATTCAGGATACCATTAGGACCAGTATTATTATCGCGGGCGGAGACCCCaatcaaaatgaaaaatgtaGTACATCAATTTAATTTAGTCCTCGAACGGCACAAACCACAACGCCATTTCCCTGCAAACTTTTCTCGTTCTATAGCTCAATTGCTATCTGTAGGATCCTACCAATAACACATATGTCTAATGTTCAACACAAATGTGGCCGCTCTGTCTTTGAGAAGACTCGACAGTGTTAGATACAACAAGCAACTCTCGAGAACCCACTTTCGATAAGAATGGAAATGAATCAACAGGATGACTGAGAAACCGTCGAAAAGCCCTAGTAGCCCAACTGGATTCCCTCGTTTACAACCTTCAGGTCAGTTTCAATTGTTttagtaaaaaaaaaaaaatggaaaaaagaCAGAGTCTTCTAGGGTCAATTGACAATTAGTTGGTTAAGATAAATAGTTTCTACTTGGCAGCTTATGGGAAATATCGACGAAATGTCGTTTTTGAAGTTGGAATGAGCCCCCTTCATTCGCTTATATTACGGAACAGGTGCTAAGTTTATCAAATGCTTGAAAAGAAGGGTACAGTTGTTTTAGAAAGGCCTGCATCTGGGGAAGATGAGTGTGAATCTGAGGAAATTGACGAAAAGAATGGGAACCTTTCTCGGGAACTCAAACCAAGGGTGGTATCCCTCTTGACGCTGGGGAGTGCTGTTGGCACTGGCCTTATTATTGGCAGTGGATCGGCGTTGGCTAAAGGAGGCCCCATAAGCCTTTTTATAGCGTACCTGTTTACTGGTTCACTGCTGTGCGTGGtcatcttttctttgagCGAGATGGCAAGCTTTGCGCCAATGGACAAAGGATTCAGTGGATATCTGAACAGATACGTCGACCCAGCGTTTGGATTCGCAGCTGGTTGGAATTATTTTCTTAAATATGCAATTGTGTTGAGTGCAAATTTAACTGCCTTTGGATTGGTTATAGGATATTGGAGGCCAGACGTAAACGTCGGAGTGTGGGTTACAGTTCTTTATGTGACAGTGTTTTGTGTAAATTTTTTGGCGGTCAAGTATTTTGGAGAGATTGAAGCCTTGCTGACTGTGTTTAAGTTGCTAGTGCTGGTGATCGTTTATATCACTTGCCTAATCATCACTTGCGGCGGAGCCCCGAATCATACTACTACTGGATTTCGTTATTGGCGTGAGAGCGGCGCACTTCCCTATCTAGTTGGAGGCGGCACgggaaaatttcttggttGGTGGGCTTGTGTTGTTCAGTCAATATTTGGGTTTATGGGATCTGAAATGATTGGTATAGTTTATGGAGAAACTGCGAACCCGAAAAAGACTATTCCCAAATCCTCTATGAATGTGTTTTTTCGAATTGGATTTCTTTACGTTTTTGGAGTATTCATACTGGGGTTGGCAATATCACCAGTCAATTCAAAATTGGTTCATGCCCATAGCACGGATGCCAATGCTTCTCCGTTTGTGATTGCAATAAGTTCAAGTGGAATCAAAGTTTTGCCCAACTTCGTTAATGCTGCATTATTAGtgttcatcatcagctCTGCAAATACGGATATTTATATATGTTCGAGGCAACTTTATGGATTGGCCAAGGATGGGGCAGCACccaaaatatttttgcTTGTGAACAGGTTCAAGGTTCCCGTAGTTGGGTGTGTCACAGGTTCTTTACTAGGGTTTTTGGCTTATATGAATACGAAGAAATCGGCGGCAACGGTCTTTAGTTACATAACCAGCACAGTTTCGGTATTTGGTATTTTAAATTGGTTCTACATCCTAATAGCTTATATCAACTACGATCGGGCGATAAAGGCAAAAGGAATAAGTATCGATGATATTCCCTTCCGTATGTGGTTTCAGCCATATGCTGCGTACGTGACACTTTTCTTTGTGACGATCATTACTTTTTTTAATGGGTACAACGCCTTCATCATAAAATTTCACTACAAGACTTTCATCACAAGCTATATTGGAGTATTTGCAAATATTTTAATGGTGATAGGATACAAACTATACTTTAAGACAAAATTCGTAAAACCAAGTGAAATCTCCTTTAGAACAAGGAACGAACATGAAGGTGAGGAAGCTTaaaccattgaattttttcgAATACAACAATAAGAAATCAATCTTTATCTGCTAGAATTTTGCTTCTAATTTCACTTAAAGCCAGCTTTTGTTttccatcttcaaaattctcaCCGCTCAACCATCTATCAAACGCAGAACGACAGTCAATCCATTCCTTATCTATTATAGAAAACCACTGAGTATCTCTGTTCCTGCCTTTTACAACTTCAGCTTGCCTAAATGTTCCTTCAAACTGGAAACCGAGTCTATATGCAGCTTTTCTTGAAGGCCCATTGTGACTGTTGCACTTCCATTCGTATCTCCTGTACCCCAGGTCCTCAAAAACATACTTCATCAGCAAATAGTGCGCCTCTGTAGCCATCGTGGTTTTCCATAAATGTGGGGAAAACAACACAAAACCAACCTCTACTACACCATTTGCAGGATCACACCTCATCAAACATAATTGACCAACAGCACGtcctttttctttgtttaTAATGGCAAAGTGAGCATCATCACTCACACTGAGTTTATCAACTAATGCCCTATAGTCGTCTAGCCTATCAAAGGGACCAATTGGAATATAAGTCCAAAATTCGTCACCCGCCTCCTTAAATGACTCGAACAAATCTTTTGCATGCTTCTCACCATTCAGAGGCTCAAGAGTACACAGGTTTCCCTGTAGCACGATTTTTGAAGGACGTGGTCTAGTGGTCCAGTTTTGTACAACAGTTCCTAAGGTTTGAGTCATATTCGTCATGATGAAAGATCTTAAAAACTGACACTGACGAACTAAAAGTGTATGCGCTTCAGAAAGCCCTTATTTGAAAATCGACTTCCCAACGAATCATGTCCATAGCGACGTTCGTTGTATATGTACTTATATTCGTTGATTATCACggttttttctttttttttttttttatgaAGAGCCACAATAGATTGCCGGAAATTAGTCACATTGACAGGTATCCTTGAGAATGTTCTCGTATTACTTGTTGTCAATTAATATGGGCTTCTGTACAATGTATGCCCATGTAGATGTAGTCCTGGAAGTGTAAAATATCATCCACTTTAAGCGCTTGCCGTCAACGATTTATGCAAAATAAGATAACCGACTCAGGTACTAGTGAAGACGCCCTATtaaaaatcaattgatgagTCTATAAGAAGAAACTTCTTAGAAGGCTGACTTAATAAACTCCAAATTTAAGCCCGTCAATCATTGTGAATtatttaaaaattgaaaacttcTTACAGTCTTATATTGAGTCTCTATAATTTCGAAATGTACCACTGAAGTAGAcattttgagaaataaaGGTGAGAGAAGATCTTATAACAACTGCTTGAAAAAATGGTGAGGTCACTTTAGATTAGTATATTATTTTGTAGCACTGCAGCAAAAATCATCGTTGCTCGCTAGAACGTTCCGCCGATAGTTTCGTGATTCATTCATTGACCCTTTTACGGCATGGATAAACATAACCTCAAAATATCAATACCATAGAAAATAAGCCTACTTACGACATCAACAGCCCCGTATTCCCAAATAATTGGCATTTTCAATATTCATGTAACGGTTTCCTTGCTACCCCTGCACCCTACGGCAGTACAATTGTTGTAGCAATAGCGATTCAAAGCATCCGAATATGTTTCTAAATTCTATCTCGAAAATTGTTGCACAAACGTGAAGATAGCCGTTTACGATTCCATAACTGCCAAGTGAGTCCACATATCGGCATTGTTGAATCCTCGGAAAAGATTTACGTTGACGAAGATCATCGTAACTCATTTCAAAACTCCGATAATCAGCTGACATCgccaattctttcatgCTGATTCACGTAAT
It includes:
- a CDS encoding uncharacterized protein (similar to uniprot|P53388 Saccharomyces cerevisiae YPL265W DIP5 Dicarboxylic amino acid permease, mediates high-affinity and high-capacity transport of L-glutamate and L-aspartate; also a transporter for Gln, Asn, Ser, Ala, and Gly), whose amino-acid sequence is MLEKKGTVVLERPASGEDECESEEIDEKNGNLSRELKPRVVSLLTLGSAVGTGLIIGSGSALAKGGPISLFIAYLFTGSLLCVVIFSLSEMASFAPMDKGFSGYLNRYVDPAFGFAAGWNYFLKYAIVLSANLTAFGLVIGYWRPDVNVGVWVTVLYVTVFCVNFLAVKYFGEIEALLTVFKLLVLVIVYITCLIITCGGAPNHTTTGFRYWRESGALPYLVGGGTGKFLGWWACVVQSIFGFMGSEMIGIVYGETANPKKTIPKSSMNVFFRIGFLYVFGVFILGLAISPVNSKLVHAHSTDANASPFVIAISSSGIKVLPNFVNAALLVFIISSANTDIYICSRQLYGLAKDGAAPKIFLLVNRFKVPVVGCVTGSLLGFLAYMNTKKSAATVFSYITSTVSVFGILNWFYILIAYINYDRAIKAKGISIDDIPFRMWFQPYAAYVTLFFVTIITFFNGYNAFIIKFHYKTFITSYIGVFANILMVIGYKLYFKTKFVKPSEISFRTRNEHEGEEA
- a CDS encoding uncharacterized protein (similar to uniprot|P40586 Saccharomyces cerevisiae YIR042C Hypothetical ORF); translation: MTNMTQTLGTVVQNWTTRPRPSKIVLQGNLCTLEPLNGEKHAKDLFESFKEAGDEFWTYIPIGPFDRLDDYRALVDKLSVSDDAHFAIINKEKGRAVGQLCLMRCDPANGVVEVGFVLFSPHLWKTTMATEAHYLLMKYVFEDLGYRRYEWKCNSHNGPSRKAAYRLGFQFEGTFRQAEVVKGRNRDTQWFSIIDKEWIDCRSAFDRWLSGENFEDGKQKLALSEIRSKILADKD